The window CTTAATTCGTCAAAACAAGATAGCGTGGTCAAGAATAAAGAATTATCTTTGATAGTTAAAGGCAAAGGGAAAATACCGGTGAGCGCATCATTCGCAGCGAAGAGAGACAGTAAGGGGGAATTGACAGGATATTTTGTAGGGATTACAGATATTACCATTTTGAAGGGTCTGCAAACTAAGACAGAGGAAAGAATCAAAGCGAGAACAAAGGATTTAGAGAACTCAAGAACCGCCTTGCTTAATATGCTTGAGGATACCGAAGCAGCTAAACAGCAAATAGAAAAAACAAAAAATAGAAGTCAGGTAATTTTTAACAATTTTATTGACGGATTGTTGATATTTGATTCTGCGGGAGAATTGGAGTTGTTGAACCCGCGGGCAGAGGAACTTTTAAAAATAAAACAAGATGTTCTTATTGGGAAAACAATCGCTGAATTAGCAAATTGGTCGCAGGCAAAAGATTTGGCAAAAATACTTGAAGCTAGGAAGAAAGATGTTTTTAGGGAAGAATTGCCTTTCAAAGAAGGAGAATTGGTTGTAGAGGTTACGACACAGACGTTGAATCCAGGGGAAGAAGACGCTTCTACTTTGGTTATTCTTCATGACATTTCCAGAGAAAAGGTTATAGAGCGCTTAAAGAGCCAGTTTGTTTCAGTGGCAGCCCATCAGTTAAGGACACCTCTTTCAATTATAAAATGGTCATTATCTATGATTTTGGAGGGAGAGATGGGAACTCTTAATTCTGAACAAAAAGAGATGTTGTCCCGCGCTAATCAGACGAATGAAAGAATGATTCGCCTGATTAATGATTTATTAAATGTTGCTAGGATAGAAGAAGGAAGATTTATGTATAAACCGACAATAATAGATTTTGGGGAGCTTGTAGAGTCAATGATTGTCTCGCTGAAGCCATTAGCGCAAAAGAAAGGCGTAAAGTTTATTTTTAAAACTTCTAAGACCAAAGCCCCGAAAGTCATTAGGGCGGATATTGAAAAATTGACCCTTGCTGTCAAAAATATTATTGAAAATGCTATATTTTATACTGATTTGGGAGGTAGCGTAGAAATTTCCCTGACCAGAAAGAAAAACGAAGTAGAGTTGTCTATTAAAGACAGCGGAATAGGCATTCCCAAAGACCAACACGACAGAGTTTTTACCAAATTTTTCAGGGCTGATAATGCTGTGAGAAAAGAGACCGAAGGCACTGGATTAGGTTTATTTATTGCAAAGAATGTTGTAGAATCACACAAGGGCAGGATTTTATTCGTTTCAGAAGAGAAAAAAGGCACCACATTTACTATTTTTCTGCCAGCCATAGGATAAGATGGTAAAAATAATGTGTTCGTTATAAAATAAGAAAAAGGGGTTTGCGTTTGACAGTCCCTGTCAAATGGTTAAAATAGATATAGAATTAAAATCCAAAAAATATGGCTAAGAAAATTTTAATTATAGAAGACGAAGAATTGCTTTTGAATCTATTAAAAAAGAAGTTGAGTGAATTGGGTTACGAGGTTTTTACGGCTATTGACGGATTGCAAGGACTGGAAGGAATTAAAGAAATTGTGCCTGATTTAATATTGTTGGATATAGTTATGCCAAAAATGGGAGGATTTGAGCTTTTGGAGAAAAAACAGGAAGACGATTCCATAAAAAATATCCCAGTGATTATTATTTCCAACTCTGGACAGCCGGTGGAATTGGAAAAAGCGAAACAATTAGGGGCCAATGATTGGCTTGTTAAAACAGAGTTTGACCCAGTGGAAGTGGTGGAAAAAGTTATAAAACAAATCGGAGACAGCAACAATAATTAAGTTAATTGAGTAAAATTATGCAAGAACATATTCTCGTTATAGAAGATGATAAATTCCTAAGAGAGCTTATATCAAGAAAGCTTTTAAGCGAGGGATTTAAAATAGATGAAGCAATAGACGGAGAAGAGGGCTTGAGAAAAATAGAGGAGGCAAAACCGGACTTGGTTTTGCTTGACCTCATTCTGCCGGGACTTGATGGCTTTGAGGTGTTAGAGAGGATAAAAGACAATCCGAGCACAAATATAGTGCCTGTGCTTATACTTTCAAATCTGGGGCAAAGAGACGAGATAGAGAGGGGGCTGAAATTGGGGGCAGTTGATTTCCTGGTAAAGGCGCATTTTACACCAGAGGAAATAGTGGAAAAGATTAAAAACATTTTTGAGAAGAAATCCGCGCCCAGCAAAAGCGAATAGTTCCATTGGTCTTGGCAAGAATAATCTCGAGGAAAGTCCTGAGCAAGGACTTTTCTTCGCGCAATATGCTTGTTTTAATTTTTGGAAAAGATACTTATAGGGCATGGCAAAAACTAAAAGAGATAGTTAGCGCTTTTGAAAAGGAAAATAAGATTTCTTTGTCTTTGGATTCGCTTGGGGATGAAGTTGTTACAATAGAAGATTTAAAAAACGAGTTAAGGCATAGCTCAATGTTTGAAAAGAAAAAAATAGTTATCCTAAGGAATGTTCTTGGCAATGCGAATTTTAAAGAAGGAATTATAAAAGAAATTAAAAGCTTATCAGGGAACGAAGATGTCTCAATAATTTTTTATGAAGAAGGCAATGCGTCTATTGATGCGGATTTTCTAAAACTTTTAAAGAAACAAGGCACTGTTTATAAATTTGACCTTTTAAAAGCAGAGGATTCAAAAAAATGGATTAAAGAAGAATTATCTTTACTTGGAGCGACCATTAAGCCGGATGCGCTTGTTTTATTGGTCAATTCAACAGGTGGCGATTTGTGGCGATTATCATCAGAAATCAAAAAGCTCGTTGCTTATAAGGCGGAAAAAAAGAGCATTGAAAAAAAGGATGTGGAATTATTGGTAAGACCGAACATTGAAGCCGTGATTTTTAAGACCATTGATGCAATTGCTTCGGGAAACAAAAAAATTGCGCTTGATTTGCTATACAAACATTTGGGAAAAGGCGATTCCCCGTTCTATATCTTTTCAATGATAATATATCAATTTAGAAATTTATTGATTGTCAAAGAATTAGAGAGCAGTTCTTTTGAGGAAAAAGTGAAGATTTTAAGGCCCATGCATCCTTTTGTTGTAAAAAAAAGCTCTTGGCTTGCCAACGAGTTTTCTTTGGTTCAACTGAAAGATATTTATTTAAAAATTTTTAAAATGGATTTGGCAGTTAAAACAGGAAAAATAAAACCAGAGACAGCTCTGGAATTATTGATTGCAGATATTTAGAGGATTT is drawn from Patescibacteria group bacterium and contains these coding sequences:
- the holA gene encoding DNA polymerase III subunit delta; translation: MLVLIFGKDTYRAWQKLKEIVSAFEKENKISLSLDSLGDEVVTIEDLKNELRHSSMFEKKKIVILRNVLGNANFKEGIIKEIKSLSGNEDVSIIFYEEGNASIDADFLKLLKKQGTVYKFDLLKAEDSKKWIKEELSLLGATIKPDALVLLVNSTGGDLWRLSSEIKKLVAYKAEKKSIEKKDVELLVRPNIEAVIFKTIDAIASGNKKIALDLLYKHLGKGDSPFYIFSMIIYQFRNLLIVKELESSSFEEKVKILRPMHPFVVKKSSWLANEFSLVQLKDIYLKIFKMDLAVKTGKIKPETALELLIADI
- a CDS encoding response regulator, which encodes MAKKILIIEDEELLLNLLKKKLSELGYEVFTAIDGLQGLEGIKEIVPDLILLDIVMPKMGGFELLEKKQEDDSIKNIPVIIISNSGQPVELEKAKQLGANDWLVKTEFDPVEVVEKVIKQIGDSNNN
- a CDS encoding PAS domain-containing protein, whose amino-acid sequence is MVRQAEKEIKRLKQDLNEVTAYLDDFLAFLPLSICDVSPTGMISNINKAFEKLTNFRFSEVVGEYLYSFFTEKSDINECLNSSKQDSVVKNKELSLIVKGKGKIPVSASFAAKRDSKGELTGYFVGITDITILKGLQTKTEERIKARTKDLENSRTALLNMLEDTEAAKQQIEKTKNRSQVIFNNFIDGLLIFDSAGELELLNPRAEELLKIKQDVLIGKTIAELANWSQAKDLAKILEARKKDVFREELPFKEGELVVEVTTQTLNPGEEDASTLVILHDISREKVIERLKSQFVSVAAHQLRTPLSIIKWSLSMILEGEMGTLNSEQKEMLSRANQTNERMIRLINDLLNVARIEEGRFMYKPTIIDFGELVESMIVSLKPLAQKKGVKFIFKTSKTKAPKVIRADIEKLTLAVKNIIENAIFYTDLGGSVEISLTRKKNEVELSIKDSGIGIPKDQHDRVFTKFFRADNAVRKETEGTGLGLFIAKNVVESHKGRILFVSEEKKGTTFTIFLPAIG
- a CDS encoding response regulator, which codes for MQEHILVIEDDKFLRELISRKLLSEGFKIDEAIDGEEGLRKIEEAKPDLVLLDLILPGLDGFEVLERIKDNPSTNIVPVLILSNLGQRDEIERGLKLGAVDFLVKAHFTPEEIVEKIKNIFEKKSAPSKSE